In one window of Pseudomonadota bacterium DNA:
- a CDS encoding alkaline phosphatase family protein → MKPRTCERVMVIGLDCAPPALVFERYRHRLPHLDRLMRSGSWGPLRTTQPPITVPAWASMVSGRDPGELGLYGFRLREPGSYRQRIVNAHDVPAPRLWDWLGRAGKSVSVLFVPPTYPPSEVHGEMVSCLLTPDADCPHTYPARLQAELRERFGPYRMDVEGFRSQDRARVLEQIFAMTRQHFAVARYLWRTRAPDFLMLVEMGPDRLHHAFWPCFDPAHPAFAVDGPYRDVAERYYAYLDECVGGLVSLADERTAVLVVSDHGAQPLLGAVCLNEWLMQEGYLVLLEPPERPTPLAGLKVDWSRTRAWAEGGYYGRVYLNLRGREPHGPIAPEHYERERALLADRLRAVPQPGAGVVGADVVLPSQAYRQVSGLPPDLLVFFENLAYRCIGSLGMRCIVTRDNDRGRDGCNHAWEGIWILAGAGTQQRGRIEGLEIYDVAPTVSALLGVAAPDGILGKDRS, encoded by the coding sequence GTGAAGCCTCGCACATGCGAGCGCGTCATGGTGATCGGCCTCGACTGTGCGCCGCCAGCCCTCGTCTTCGAGCGCTACCGCCATCGCCTGCCCCACCTTGACCGGCTCATGCGCTCTGGCTCGTGGGGTCCGCTGCGAACCACTCAGCCACCCATCACGGTTCCGGCGTGGGCGTCCATGGTCAGCGGGCGCGATCCAGGCGAGCTCGGCCTGTATGGGTTTCGACTGCGCGAGCCGGGTAGCTACCGGCAACGGATCGTCAACGCGCACGACGTGCCCGCGCCGCGCCTTTGGGATTGGCTAGGTCGCGCGGGCAAGAGCGTCTCGGTTCTTTTCGTGCCACCTACGTATCCACCGAGCGAGGTACACGGCGAGATGGTGTCGTGCCTGCTCACGCCGGATGCCGATTGTCCACACACCTACCCGGCCCGCTTGCAGGCTGAGCTCCGAGAGCGCTTCGGCCCCTATCGAATGGACGTGGAGGGGTTCCGTAGCCAGGACCGAGCTCGGGTGCTCGAGCAGATCTTCGCCATGACCAGGCAGCACTTCGCCGTCGCGAGGTACCTGTGGCGGACACGGGCACCGGATTTTCTGATGCTGGTGGAGATGGGACCGGATCGATTGCACCACGCGTTCTGGCCCTGTTTCGACCCCGCGCACCCCGCGTTCGCGGTTGACGGCCCCTACCGCGACGTGGCCGAGCGCTACTACGCTTACCTCGACGAGTGTGTCGGTGGCCTTGTGTCGCTTGCGGACGAACGTACGGCCGTGCTGGTCGTCAGCGATCACGGCGCTCAGCCGCTCCTCGGCGCCGTCTGCCTCAACGAGTGGCTGATGCAGGAAGGCTACCTGGTGCTGCTGGAGCCACCCGAGCGCCCGACGCCCCTTGCCGGCCTCAAAGTAGACTGGAGCCGCACCCGTGCCTGGGCGGAGGGGGGCTACTACGGGCGCGTCTACCTCAACCTGCGAGGACGAGAGCCGCACGGTCCGATCGCGCCCGAGCACTACGAGCGCGAACGCGCACTCCTGGCGGATCGTCTGCGAGCCGTACCGCAACCCGGCGCTGGGGTTGTCGGCGCGGATGTGGTGTTGCCGAGTCAGGCCTACAGGCAAGTCAGCGGCCTGCCTCCCGATCTGCTCGTATTCTTCGAGAACCTGGCGTACCGCTGTATCGGCAGTCTCGGTATGCGGTGCATCGTCACCCGGGACAACGATCGGGGCCGCGACGGCTGCAACCACGCGTGGGAGGGCATATGGATCCTGGCTGGAGCCGGCACGCAGCAGCGAGGGCGCATCGAAGGGCTCGAGATCTACGACGTGGCGCCCACCGTTTCCGCGCTTTTGGGCGTGGCCGCGCCGGACGGCATCCTGGGCAAGGATCGGAGCTAG
- a CDS encoding 1-acyl-sn-glycerol-3-phosphate acyltransferase translates to MVSWARLRQSVLPRRERDALFQRYMRAWAKGLLDLFAIEFTIQPQICGAGGARLVAANHRSPIDVALLLHHFGGCCVSRADLAGWPILGHAARRADTIFVDREDRTSGARAIRTIRERLRQGRTVIVFPEGGTFRGDEVRPFQPGVFAAARGLQVEVVPVGVAYQAGSEFVDESFVQHVLRIARRRGTRVALRIGTPSMARGSSDALARRLRAEVQDLVSEARQVCDR, encoded by the coding sequence ATGGTCAGCTGGGCCCGGCTGCGTCAGAGCGTGCTGCCCCGGCGCGAGCGGGATGCTCTGTTTCAGCGCTACATGAGAGCTTGGGCCAAGGGGCTGCTCGATCTGTTTGCGATCGAGTTCACGATACAACCCCAGATCTGCGGGGCAGGGGGAGCGCGCCTGGTTGCCGCCAATCACCGTTCCCCCATCGACGTGGCCTTGCTTCTGCATCACTTCGGTGGTTGCTGCGTGAGTCGCGCGGACCTGGCGGGTTGGCCGATCCTCGGTCACGCGGCGCGCCGCGCCGACACGATCTTCGTGGATCGGGAGGATCGTACGAGTGGTGCCCGGGCCATACGAACCATACGCGAGCGCCTGCGTCAGGGACGAACCGTGATCGTGTTTCCTGAAGGCGGTACCTTTCGCGGCGACGAGGTCCGGCCGTTCCAGCCTGGCGTGTTTGCTGCGGCGCGCGGTCTGCAGGTCGAGGTAGTCCCGGTCGGGGTGGCTTATCAAGCCGGCTCCGAGTTCGTGGACGAGAGCTTCGTGCAGCACGTGCTGCGGATCGCGCGGCGTCGGGGGACTCGCGTCGCGCTGCGAATCGGTACGCCAAGCATGGCCCGCGGAAGCAGCGACGCGCTTGCGAGGCGCCTGCGCGCTGAAGTGCAGGATCTTGTAAGCGAAGCGCGTCAGGTATGCGACAGGTAG